A window of Raineyella sp. W15-4 contains these coding sequences:
- the prfB gene encoding peptide chain release factor 2 yields the protein MAAEDINETIADLEHALGQIEAVSDPAAMKVEIADLEKQVSAPDLWDDQDNAQRVTSRLSALQAEVKRLSGLRQRLEDLQVMVELAVEENDASVLDDARQEAEALRTTLDALEVRTLLSGEYDERDAWVTIRSEAGGVDAADFAEMLLRMYLRWCERHGYPTEVYDVSYAEEAGIKSATFQVRAPYAYGTLSVEQGTHRLVRISPFDNQGRRQTSFAGVEVLPVVEETDHIDIPEQDIRVDVFRSSGPGGQSVNTTDSAVRITHLPTGLVVSCQNEKSQIQNKAAALRVLQARLLEKARKDREAELNALKGDGGNSWGSQMRSYVLHPYQMVKDLRTDHEVGNPDAVFDGDIDGFIDAGIRWRKQQEQQLTA from the coding sequence GTGGCTGCCGAAGATATCAACGAGACCATCGCCGACCTCGAGCATGCCCTCGGGCAGATCGAGGCGGTGTCCGATCCGGCTGCCATGAAGGTCGAGATCGCCGACCTGGAGAAGCAGGTGTCCGCCCCCGACCTGTGGGACGACCAGGACAACGCCCAGCGGGTGACCTCCCGGCTGTCGGCGCTGCAGGCCGAGGTGAAGCGGCTCAGTGGGCTGCGCCAGCGGCTGGAGGACCTCCAGGTGATGGTCGAGCTCGCTGTGGAGGAGAACGACGCCTCGGTGCTCGACGACGCTCGCCAGGAGGCCGAGGCGCTGCGGACGACGCTCGACGCGCTCGAGGTGCGGACGCTGCTGTCCGGCGAGTACGACGAGCGGGACGCCTGGGTGACGATCCGGTCGGAGGCCGGTGGCGTGGACGCCGCGGACTTCGCCGAGATGCTGCTCCGGATGTACCTGCGCTGGTGTGAGCGGCACGGCTACCCGACAGAGGTCTACGACGTCTCGTACGCCGAGGAGGCCGGGATCAAGTCGGCCACCTTCCAGGTCCGGGCGCCGTACGCGTACGGCACCCTGTCGGTCGAGCAGGGCACCCACCGGCTGGTGCGGATCTCCCCGTTCGACAACCAAGGGCGGCGGCAGACCTCCTTCGCCGGCGTCGAGGTGCTGCCGGTGGTGGAGGAGACCGACCACATCGACATCCCCGAACAGGACATCCGGGTCGACGTCTTCCGTTCCTCCGGCCCCGGCGGGCAGTCGGTCAACACCACCGACTCCGCGGTGCGGATCACCCACCTGCCGACCGGCCTGGTCGTCTCCTGCCAGAACGAGAAGTCGCAGATCCAGAACAAGGCGGCCGCGCTGCGGGTGCTGCAGGCCCGGCTGCTGGAGAAGGCCCGCAAGGACCGCGAGGCCGAGCTGAACGCGCTGAAGGGCGACGGCGGCAACTCCTGGGGCTCGCAGATGCGGTCGTACGTCCTGCATCCCTACCAGATGGTCAAGGATCTGCGGACCGACCACGAGGTCGGCAACCCCGACGCGGTCTTCGACGGTGACATCGACGGCTTCATCGACGCCGGCATCCGGTGGCGCAAGCAGCAGGAGCAGCAGCTCACCGCCTGA
- the ftsE gene encoding cell division ATP-binding protein FtsE yields the protein MIRFDNVSKKYPGQTRAALRNITLDIDSGEFVFLVGRSGSGKSTFVRLVLRELRPTRGTVCVDGRDTSGLPAWRVPRLRRRIGTVFQDFRLLPGKTVRENVAFALQVTGYSRRDIRTLVPESLEMVGLADKGDRLTDELSGGEQQRVAIARAVVNKPDILIADEPTGNLDPATSVGIMKVLDRINRLGTTVVMATHDSTIVDQMRKRVIELDDGDLVRDQGKGTYGYQA from the coding sequence ATGATTCGCTTTGACAACGTCAGCAAGAAGTACCCGGGCCAGACACGTGCGGCCCTGCGGAACATCACCCTCGACATCGACTCCGGCGAGTTCGTCTTCCTGGTCGGCCGGTCCGGCTCCGGGAAGTCGACCTTCGTCCGGCTGGTGCTGCGCGAGCTGCGCCCGACCCGGGGAACGGTCTGCGTCGACGGCCGGGACACCTCGGGGTTGCCGGCCTGGCGGGTGCCGCGGCTGCGGCGGCGGATCGGCACGGTCTTCCAGGACTTCCGGCTGCTGCCGGGCAAGACGGTCCGGGAGAACGTCGCCTTCGCCCTGCAGGTGACCGGGTACTCCCGACGCGACATCCGGACACTGGTCCCCGAGTCGCTGGAGATGGTCGGCCTCGCCGACAAGGGGGACCGGCTCACCGACGAGCTCTCCGGCGGGGAGCAGCAGCGCGTCGCGATCGCCCGGGCCGTGGTCAACAAGCCCGACATCCTGATCGCCGACGAGCCGACCGGCAACCTGGACCCGGCCACCAGCGTCGGGATCATGAAGGTCCTCGACCGGATCAACCGGCTCGGGACGACCGTGGTGATGGCCACCCACGACTCCACCATCGTCGACCAGATGCGCAAGCGGGTGATCGAGCTCGACGACGGCGACCTGGTCCGCGACCAGGGCAAGGGCACCTACGGATACCAGGCCTGA